Proteins from a single region of Antechinus flavipes isolate AdamAnt ecotype Samford, QLD, Australia chromosome 2, AdamAnt_v2, whole genome shotgun sequence:
- the SMYD1 gene encoding histone-lysine N-methyltransferase SMYD1 isoform X2, with translation MTIESMEKVEVFTSEGKGRGLKTTKELWAADVVFAERAYSAVVFDSFIQVVCHTCFKRQEKLQRCGQCKFAHYCDRTCQKDAWLNHKNECAAIKKHGKPPSENIRLAARIMWRIEREGTGLTEGCLVSVDDLQNHVDNFGEEEQKDLRMDVDSFLNFWPPQSQQFSMQYISHIFGVINCNAFTLSDQRGLQAVGVGIFPNLCLVNHDCWPNCTVIFNNGKIELRALGKISEGEELTVSYIDFLNISQERKKQLKKQYYFDCTCEHCEKGIKDDLFLAVKEDPKPSQDVVKEVTQFSKDTLEKIDKARSEGLYHEVVKLCRECLQKQEPVLADTNIHVLRILSIASEVLSYLQSFQEASDYAKRMVDGYMKLYHPNNAQLGMAVMRAGLTHWHAGLIEAGHGMICKAYAILLVTHGPTHPITKDLEAMRIQSEMELRMFRQNEFMYHKMREATLSNQKMQIMAEPSAETGVPTFLKKP, from the exons ATGACAATAGAGAGCATGGAGAAAGTCGAAGTGTTCACTTCGGAAGGCAAAGGCCGGGGGCTGAAGACCACCAAGGAGCTCTGGGCCGCCGATGTGGTGTTTGCCGAGCGGGCTTATTCTGCCGTGGTCTTTGACAG CTTCATCCAGGTGGTGTGCCACACCTGCTTTAAGAGGCAGGAGAAGCTGCAGCGCTGCGGCCAGTGTAAGTTTGCGCACTACTGTGACCGGACCTGCCAAAAGGACGCCTGGCTGAACCACAAGAATGAGTGCGCCGCCATCAAGAAGCACGGGAAGCCGCCCAGTGAGAACATCAG GCTGGCGGCCAGAATCATGTGGCGGATAGAGAGAGAGGGCACTGGACTCACAGAGGGTTGCTTGGTCTCCGTGGATGACCTGCAGAATCACGTGGACAACTTTGGGGAAGAGGAGCAGAAAGATCTTCGAATGGATGTGGACAGCTTTTTGAACTTCTGGCCACCCCAGAGTCAGCAATTCAGCATGCAGTATATCTCACATATATTCGGAGTG ATCAACTGCAATGCTTTCACTCTCAGTGACCAGAGGGGCCTTCAGGCTGTGGGGGTAGGCATCTTTCCCAACCTCTGTCTGGTGAACCATGACTGCTGGCCCAACTGTACCGTCATATTCAACAATGGCAA AATTGAACTTCGGGCTCTTGGGAAGATATCAGAAGGGGAGGAATTGACTGTATCCTACATAGATTTTCTCAATATCAGCCAAGAACGGAAGAAGCAGCTGAAGAAACAGTATTACTTTGATTGTACATGTGAACACTGTGAGAAAGGGATAAAAGATGACCTCTTCCTGGCAGTAAAAGAGGACCCCAAG CCTTCCCAGGATGTGGTGAAGGAGGTGACCCAATTCTCCAAGGACACCTTGGAGAAGATTGACAAGGCTCGCTCTGAAGGGCTGTACCATGAG GTGGTGAAGTTATGTCGAGAGTGTTTGCAGAAGCAGGAGCCCGTGCTGGCGGACACCAACATCCACGTGCTGCGGATCCTGAGCATCGCCTCCGAAGTGCTCTCCTACCTGCAGAGCTTCCAGGAGGCCTCAGACTACGCTAAGAGGATGGTCGATGGTTACAT GAAACTATACCACCCTAACAATGCCCAGCTGGGCATGGCTGTGATGCGGGCAGGACTGACCCACTGGCACGCCGGACTCATCGAGGCTGGGCATGGGATGATTTGCAAAGCCTACGCCATACTCCTGGTGACTCATGGACCTACCCATCCAATCACTAAGGACCTGGAA GCCATGCGCATCCAGTCAGAGATGGAGCTGCGGATGTTCCGGCAGAACGAGTTCATGTACCACAAGATGCGGGAGGCGACTCTGAGCAACCAGAAGATGCAGATCATGGCTGAGCCCAGCGCAGAGACCGGGGTACCCACCTTTCTCAAGAAGCCATAG
- the SMYD1 gene encoding histone-lysine N-methyltransferase SMYD1 isoform X1, with product MTIESMEKVEVFTSEGKGRGLKTTKELWAADVVFAERAYSAVVFDSFIQVVCHTCFKRQEKLQRCGQCKFAHYCDRTCQKDAWLNHKNECAAIKKHGKPPSENIRLAARIMWRIEREGTGLTEGCLVSVDDLQNHVDNFGEEEQKDLRMDVDSFLNFWPPQSQQFSMQYISHIFGVINCNAFTLSDQRGLQAVGVGIFPNLCLVNHDCWPNCTVIFNNGNHEAVKSMFHTQMRIELRALGKISEGEELTVSYIDFLNISQERKKQLKKQYYFDCTCEHCEKGIKDDLFLAVKEDPKPSQDVVKEVTQFSKDTLEKIDKARSEGLYHEVVKLCRECLQKQEPVLADTNIHVLRILSIASEVLSYLQSFQEASDYAKRMVDGYMKLYHPNNAQLGMAVMRAGLTHWHAGLIEAGHGMICKAYAILLVTHGPTHPITKDLEAMRIQSEMELRMFRQNEFMYHKMREATLSNQKMQIMAEPSAETGVPTFLKKP from the exons ATGACAATAGAGAGCATGGAGAAAGTCGAAGTGTTCACTTCGGAAGGCAAAGGCCGGGGGCTGAAGACCACCAAGGAGCTCTGGGCCGCCGATGTGGTGTTTGCCGAGCGGGCTTATTCTGCCGTGGTCTTTGACAG CTTCATCCAGGTGGTGTGCCACACCTGCTTTAAGAGGCAGGAGAAGCTGCAGCGCTGCGGCCAGTGTAAGTTTGCGCACTACTGTGACCGGACCTGCCAAAAGGACGCCTGGCTGAACCACAAGAATGAGTGCGCCGCCATCAAGAAGCACGGGAAGCCGCCCAGTGAGAACATCAG GCTGGCGGCCAGAATCATGTGGCGGATAGAGAGAGAGGGCACTGGACTCACAGAGGGTTGCTTGGTCTCCGTGGATGACCTGCAGAATCACGTGGACAACTTTGGGGAAGAGGAGCAGAAAGATCTTCGAATGGATGTGGACAGCTTTTTGAACTTCTGGCCACCCCAGAGTCAGCAATTCAGCATGCAGTATATCTCACATATATTCGGAGTG ATCAACTGCAATGCTTTCACTCTCAGTGACCAGAGGGGCCTTCAGGCTGTGGGGGTAGGCATCTTTCCCAACCTCTGTCTGGTGAACCATGACTGCTGGCCCAACTGTACCGTCATATTCAACAATGGCAA TCATGAGGCTGTGAAATCTATGTTTCACACACAGATGAG AATTGAACTTCGGGCTCTTGGGAAGATATCAGAAGGGGAGGAATTGACTGTATCCTACATAGATTTTCTCAATATCAGCCAAGAACGGAAGAAGCAGCTGAAGAAACAGTATTACTTTGATTGTACATGTGAACACTGTGAGAAAGGGATAAAAGATGACCTCTTCCTGGCAGTAAAAGAGGACCCCAAG CCTTCCCAGGATGTGGTGAAGGAGGTGACCCAATTCTCCAAGGACACCTTGGAGAAGATTGACAAGGCTCGCTCTGAAGGGCTGTACCATGAG GTGGTGAAGTTATGTCGAGAGTGTTTGCAGAAGCAGGAGCCCGTGCTGGCGGACACCAACATCCACGTGCTGCGGATCCTGAGCATCGCCTCCGAAGTGCTCTCCTACCTGCAGAGCTTCCAGGAGGCCTCAGACTACGCTAAGAGGATGGTCGATGGTTACAT GAAACTATACCACCCTAACAATGCCCAGCTGGGCATGGCTGTGATGCGGGCAGGACTGACCCACTGGCACGCCGGACTCATCGAGGCTGGGCATGGGATGATTTGCAAAGCCTACGCCATACTCCTGGTGACTCATGGACCTACCCATCCAATCACTAAGGACCTGGAA GCCATGCGCATCCAGTCAGAGATGGAGCTGCGGATGTTCCGGCAGAACGAGTTCATGTACCACAAGATGCGGGAGGCGACTCTGAGCAACCAGAAGATGCAGATCATGGCTGAGCCCAGCGCAGAGACCGGGGTACCCACCTTTCTCAAGAAGCCATAG